Below is a genomic region from Streptomyces roseoviridis.
ACGAGACGATCCTCATCGGCAAGCACAGCACCCAGGCCGCCGCCTCGGAGCTGTCGGCCTACCTCGACCGCCTCAACGAGCTCGTCTACCGGCGTGACGCCCGCGTCGCACGGGCGTGCGGCGACCACTACTGGCTGCTGGCGCTCGCCTCCTGGTACGCCCTGCAGGATCAGCTCCTCGTCCAGCCCGCGCTCGCCGCCGGCACCCACGTCATCCTCGACAACTCCCCCCACAAGATCGCCGCCCGGTACGCGGCCAACCCCAAGGTCCCCAACCGACTCACCGAGCAGGTCTTCGAGCACCTGACCGAGCCCGACCTGGTGTTCTTCCTCGACATCGGCGCCCGCGAAGCCCTCGCCCGCAAAGGGTCGTTCACCTCCCTGGAGACCGGACACTCCGGCGGAGCGGACGAAGACTTCATCGCCTACCAGGAGACCGTCCTGGACCACATGCGCGAGAAGGCGGCGTACGGCGACTGGGAGTGGCTCGACGTCGCCGGCCTGGACCGGGACGAGGTCTTCAAGGCGGCTGCGAGCGCACTGGCCGGCCGGCTGCGTCTGACCGTCTGAACCATCACGCCCCTGACCGACGAGGAATCCCACCATGGACCAGCCCGTACCCACCAGCGGATCACACGTATGCCACGGCATCACCTGGGCAAACGGCGCACCCCAACTGCTGCTCGCCCCGATGCCCGACGGGCCCTTGGTGTATGCCGGGATCATGGGCCGGCGCCTCGGCTACCAAGTCACCGGTACCGGCCGGTGGTGCACCGGCCGGTACCGCTTCGTCGATCGCCTCCATGTCGAAGCCGTTGCCTGCCCCCACCGAGCGCCGGCCGAGACGGGTGCCCAGTGCGTCACCTGCACCTCACGAGACGACTTCCGCTTCGCCCATCAGTTCCACGCCGGCGGCCATGTACCTCCCGCCTTGGCCTCGTACATGGCCCAGCCGCACTGGCTGTACCTGGCGACGTTCGCCGACGGCACCACCAAGGTCGGGACTGCGGCCGAGCCACGGGGTCGCTCGCGCCTCGCCGAACAGGGAGCCCTCGTGGCGACCTTCCTCACCATGTGCTCGGACGGGCGTACGGTGAGGTTCGCCGAGGACGCCCTCACGCGCCGCCTCGGCCTGACGCAGACGGTCCGGGCCGCAGCCAAGCTGAAGGCCCTGGCCGGGGAGCGCGACCTCGCCCCGGCCCGCGCCGCCCATGAGCAGCACCTTCGCCAGGCAGCCGAGGCTCTGGCCGACATGAGCATCCCGGCCGTGCCGCAGCCGTGGACGCCACCGAGCGAAGGCGACCTGCTCCGATCCCCCGACACCGAGTTCGGCCTGTACCCGCACGATCCGCGCGAGGGCGAGCACGGCCTGACCGTGCTCGCCTGCGTCGGCTCTCAGGTCCTCGCCACCCTCGACGGCGACGACCTGCCCTATCTGCTGGACCTGGGTGTCCTCAAGGGCCACCGGATCAACCTCGGCCCGCAGTTCTCCTCGCCGGCCACCGCCGTCCAGTCCGCCCTCTTCTGATTCCCTCCCCGGCCCCGGCATCGCCCCGGCCGCTGCCCGCAAAGCGAGGCGCTATGACTCCCCAGGACGCCCTCCTCGGCTGGGACGAGGATGCCAACGCCCTGGCGTACGAAGCCTTCACCCGTACTCACCCGATGTACAACGCCACCAGCAGTGACCTCGCCCGGCGGGTCGGGCTGGCCGACTCCCGCCTGGTGGTGGACCTGTGCGGCGGGTCCGGTGCAACCGCCCGCGCGATCCTCGACCAGCTCCCCGCCGGCGCGCGGCTCCTCTCCGTGGACAACGCCGCCGCGATGCAGCGTGTCGGCAAGCGCACGCTGTCCGACGACCGGTTGTCCTGGATCACGGCGCCGGCCGAGCAGCTCGCCGCCCATGTGCCGACCGGCGAGGTGGACGCGGTCGTGTGCAACTCGGCGATCTGGAAGACCCAGACCCCCGCCGTCTTCGACGCCGTGGCACGCGCCCTGCGGCCCGGCGGCCTGTTCGCCTTCAACATCGGCGGCGGCTTCGCCGGCGTACGGCACCCCGACGAACACGCCGTGCGCACAGGTCCGTCGCTCAACACCCTGATCAACCAAGTCGCCGCCCGGGACCACGGCTACACCCCACCGTCGGCCACCCGTTCGGCGCCGATGATGCCGCTGGAGCAGGTCGCAGCCCAGCTGGCCGCCGCCGGGCTGACGGTCGTCAACTCCGAGGTCACCGCCCAGCACAGCACAATGGCCGAGAAGAAGGCGTGGCTGTCCATCCCCGTCTTCGCCCGGCCGGCGGACCGAGGCTTCACCCATGCTCAGCGCATGGAGATCCTGGAGGCCGCCTATGCCCTGACCACCCCTGACACGCCGACCGTGACGAGCTGGCTCGTCGTCGTCGCCCAGCGGCCCGCGGACGCGCCGTGACACCGGCCCAGGCCTCGCCGAGGCTCGGAGAGACCCCTTGTGATCACACCAGCGTCGGGGTGCTGATCTCCGGCCCCGCCGGACTGTTGCTGTTCGAACGGATGACGCCGCCAGTGGGCCTGGCGCCGGTCGCCGGCCACGTTGACCAGCACGGCAGCCCCGAGCAGGCCGCCCGGAACGAGGTCTCGGAGGAAATCGGCCTCACCGTCACTCGGCTGCACCCGTTGCTGGCGCAGTGGCGCCCGAACCGGTGCCGCCGCACGGCGACGGAGCCCGTCGGGCACCAATGGTGGATCTTCCAGGCCGAAGCCGAAGGCGCCCTGCGCCCCTCGGCTGCGGAAGTCCGGGCACCTCGGTGGATGCGCCCGGACGAGCTCCAATGCGCCGCGCTTCGAACGGTCACGTACGCCGAAGGCCACGTAAGTGGAGAGGAGTTCGAACGGCTGCCGGGCCTCACCCCGGTGTGGTGCCACTTTCTCCACGCCCTCCGGCTGATCACCCTCCCTGCGGCAGCCCTCGCTCAGGTCGACACCGTCCTGTGAGCGACGCACGAGGGGCCCTCTCAGCGAGCGCCCAACTCCAGCCTGGCAGCCAAACGCCGGGCGTGCGCGCGCATGCGGTGCCGATCGTCCGGAAACACGCTCTGCCACTCCTCGTCAAGACGGAACCAGGCGGCCGGCTGGCCCTGTTCTCCTCCGAGTGGGACCGCACGGTCGACGATGGCGGCGTAGGAAAGGCCCAAGGTGGGAGACCAGTCGGCTCGGTAGGACCGCACCGCCACAGCCGCTGGCTCCGCCAACAGGGCTGCCCGCAGTCCTGTCTCCTCCAACAGCTCTCGAGCCGCAGCGACGCGCGGCGTCTCGCCGGGCTCGACCTTGCCACCGGGCGGTACCCATCCACGCACACGGTGCTTGACCAGCAGCACGTACTCAGAGGCGGGGTCGGTGACCCAGACCTCGGCCGCCAGCGGCTCCATCGGACCTTGTCGGGCTTCCTCCAGCCACGCACGCGCGTCATCAAACTCCAACGCGGCGAGGCGGGCATCCGCGACAGCCTCGTCCATGACCACCTGAACAGCATCACCTTGGCTCACACACACCACCCTAGGCCGGTCCTCCACCCCCGTGGCGCAGGGCCACTCTCCCGGGAGCGGGTCGTGTCCTGCCGGACCGTACTTCGGCCCGAGACAGCAAATCCGCGGGCCTCAGCCACCTCACGAAAGGCACCCGGGTCATGAACTCCAGCACAACTGCCACGCGTTCCTGGGTAGTGCTCGGTGGCGTCCACCACCTCAACCGGACCGCCTCACGGCGCCCGGACGATCCCCTCGTACTCATCCAGGTCCCTCCGCAGGAGGTCTGCCGGCCGGCCACCACCGTGATCGTCCGCTGGGGTCTCCTCGGAGCATGCTCCGCCGTAGCCCTCACCAGCAGCGGCACCCGGCTCGGGTCGTCCTTGATCGACGGAGAGGACCTGTTCCCGGACGGCATCGCCGGCCCCGCCCTGCGCGACCTGATCGGCACACAGCCGACGCCCAGCCTGGTGCCACTGTGCTACCTGGCCGAAGCCTCCGGCGGTGGCTACGACGCGTACGCACAGATCCAGTTCCATCCCGAAGACGCCTGCTTCCTTCGGACCTCCCAGACCTCGATCGGCCACGGCCCGGTCGAGGCCCTGCACTGGTTGGGTCCGGTCCTCGACGCGCACCGCGCATCGAGCATGGCGTTGAACAACCACCGCCGATACTTCCGCAAGCACTTCGAGGGCACTGAACTGGAGTTCAAGTACACCCTCGACCCCGCGCCCGACATCTGGGCTGAGGCCATGGAATTGCTCAAGGCACTGCGCGACGGCGAGCTGGAAGACTGCCGACCGGAGTTCCGGAACGAGTTCCAGATCCACCACACGGAGAACCACCTCTTCAACGTGACGGGCCCTGACACCGAGATCGGCTACGCCTCTTTCATCCCCACTGTCACCGCCGGGCACGTCCTCAAGCGGAAGTACTTCAAGGAGGACAGCTTCGCCCGCCGCGAGGAGCTGGTGCACGGCATCGATGTCTCACCGGACCGTTTCGAGACGTACCTGCGCGACGAGCTGGGCCTCCAGGTGCGAGCCATGCCGCCCTTCCAACGAGTCCGCTACGACATCCAATGCGAATCCATGCGTACGGGACACATCTACGGGATCTTCCTCGACCGCTGCGCCCTCCTCGCAGCACCCGAGGTCGTCCTCTCTCAGTGTGAGCTGGAATACCTGCGCTCTCGCAGCGTGCTCCCACAGGATCGCGACGAGGTCCTGAGCGAAATGCATCGCGTCGACGCCTGGCTCCGCTCCCACCTCGGCACCCGCGGCTGGACAGCCGAGCGCACCTTCTACTCCAAGAGGAGCTTTCTGCGAGACGTGGTCGCAGCTCGGCCTGACCTCAGAGGCACGTGATGGTCACCCTGGCGCGGATCCGAGCCCTCTCCGCTTCAACGCGCTCTCCCTCGGACCGAAGGCGCCGCCATCGATGTTCTGGCCTACCGTCGCCTGCGGTACCCCTGGTACGCGAGGCGGATCAATACTCCATACCGCATCGGCTCCCCACGCCGCCCGTTGCAACATCACCGGCAACCCGAGAACCTTCCGTCGGCCGAAACTGTGGCGTCATCGCGCCATCGCGTCTTTACGCAACCTGTGGCGCTTGGCTGGGGTTCGGCGCTGCACCAGGATGATGCACGCGACGCGGCCCCGGCGGCACGGGAGCCACGTCCGAACGGCAAGGACCGGGCGTTGCCCTGGAGGCGCACGGTACGACGAGCGGAACCCCCCGCGCGCTCGTCGCAACCTGCGGCGCTCGCCCGGTCCTGCCGTCCTAATCCGAAGTTCGCGCGACGTCACGGCACTCAGCCGCCCGGCCGAGCGCGACAGGCCGGAAGGACTGCCTAGCCCTGTGGGCGTTCCGCCGTAACCAGCCAGGAGGTGCTCAGAAGGCGAACCGTACCGTCGGGCGTCTCATGGGCGGCCAAGTGGGCGGTGAGCGCCTTGCGGGCGCGGGCCTGGGTGGGCGGGTCGGCCTGCTGCATGAGATGGCGCCCGGGGCCCGTGGCCAGCAGAAAGTCCGCAGCGTCCGCGGCGTCTTGGCCCCAGGTGCCGTACGCCGTCACCTCGTCGACCGTAATGTCGGTGTAGCCGGCAGCGATGAGGACGGAGCGGACACGTTCCGGTGCGGACAAGGAGAACATGCCGGGCCCGTCGCCCGGTGTGCGGAAGTCGCCCGTCGGCAGGATGCCTTCCAGGGATGTCATGGCCGTCACCCAGCCGTTGAGCTCCGGGGCGGAGGGGCAGATGAAGGCGAGGCGGCCGCCGGGGCGCAGGGCGCGTCCGATGTTGGCGAACGCCTTCTCGGGGTCCGTGTAGAACATCACGCCGTAACGGCTGATGGCGGCGTCGAACGCGGCCTCCTCGAAGGGATGCACCTGAGCGTCGCCCTGGACGAAGGAGACGTTGGCCACTCCCTCGACCGCCGCACGCGTGCGCGCCTCGGCGAGCATCGGTGCGGACAGGTCCAGGCCGAGCGCACGACCCTCGGGGGCTCGAAGGGCGGCGAGGCGCGTGGTCTGGCCGGCACCGCAACCGAGGTCGAGGGTGTGGCAGTCGCCTGTGATGGAGGTGGCGGTCAGCAGGGGCTCGTTGAAGCCTTCGTTGACAGCGTTCCAGCGGTCTTGGTGGCGAGCCCAGTGGTCACCTTCGGAACCGTTCCACGCTTGCGCCTGCTGGGTGTTGACGATCTCCGGCATGAAGTCTCCTCAAGGTGAAATAGGGAATGGGCGTACGCCCAAACTGGCATGCAACACAGTATGGGCGTGCGCCCATACTGGCAATGCCCATACGATCCGTCCGTAAGGACGGCGCAACACACGACAGAGAGGACGGGCAGGCTCATGTCACCGCGCGGAGTGGCGACCCCGGACGTGCGCGAGCGCCTGTTCGCGGCGGCGGAACGCGTCGTCGAGAGGGACGGGCCGGGCGCCCTCACCAGCCGTGCCGTCACCACGGAGGCGGGATGCGCCAAGGGGCTGCTTCACACGCACTTCGCAGGCCTCGACGAGTTTGTGGCCGAGCTCGTCCTCGACCGGTTCGCGCGCACCGCCGAGCGGGCCGGGGCCCTTCCCCGGCTCGTCGGACAGAGCACGGTGACAGGGAACCTGAACGCCGTCGTCCTCGCTCTGTTCGCCTCCGGCGGCCCTGCCCTTTCGGGCCTCGCCATGACCCGGCCAGCCGCCTCACTGCGGGTCCGGGAGGCCTTCCAGGCCGGGGCCCCCGGCTTCGCGGCGATCGAGGAGACCGTCGCCGACTACCTCCAGGCGGAGCGGGAGCTCGGCCGGGTACCCAGCCGCGTGGACGCGGGCGCGGCGGCCCTTGCTCTCGTTGGCACCTGCCACCACCTGCTGATGATGTCGTGGCCGGGCACGCCCGATCCGCGTCCGGCCGTCGAACGACTCGTCACCGCACTCGTGAGCTAGTCACCCACGCCAGAATGGTCTGACACGGGTCACCAGCGCCTGAGCCAGATGCTCACACGGGCGAGGCCCCGGGGCGCGCTGATCGTTCGCACCACGCTTACCAACGAGCCGACGCGCCCCGGAGCGCAGCGGTCGCTCGGCTCGCCGCCGCACTCCCATCACCCCCTCACCCTGCGGCGCCGAGTCATTCCCCCTGCTCGGCATACCCCTGGGGGGTAATCAAATCCACCACCGCACCTTGCATGGCCGAGGAACGATGGGGTATACATAACGCAGGTCGATACCCCCGGGGGGTATCGAAGAGAATCGGGAGGGTTTCATGTCTGCGTACACCACCACCTACAAGGTCGACGGCGTCAACAGCGCCCACTGCAAGGGTGTCGTCACGAAGGCGCTCGGCGAGATCGAGGGAGTCGACGCCATCGACATCACGATCGGCACCGGCCTCGTCACCGTCCACAGCACCGCCGCGCTCGACGACACGGTCGTCGAGGAGACGATCGAGGACGCCGGCTACGACTACCGCGGCCGCGCCTGATCCCAGCAAGACACCAGCGAACGAGGAGCAGCAGTCATGAGCACCCCAACGACGGCCGGCGCCGCCCAGGTCGAGCTCGCCATCGGCGGCATGACCTGCGCCTCGTGCGCGGCCCGTATCGAGAAGAAGCTCAACCGCATGGACGGGGTCGAGGCCACCGTCAACTACGCGACCGAGAAGGCGAAGGTCACCTTCTCCGCCGACATCCCGGTCGCCGACCTGATCGCCACCGTCGAGGCCACCGGCTACACGGCCGCCGAGCCCGAGCCCGAGCGCCCGGCCGCGAGCGGCGGCGCCGACGGCGGCGGCGGCCCCACCGACGAGGAGAAGGCCGACGAGGAGCTGCGGCCGCTGAAGCAGCGCCTGGTCACCGCCGTCGCCCTCGCCGTACCGGTCATCGCCATGGCGATGGTCCCGGCCCTGCAGATCGAGTACTGGCAGTGGCTGAGCCTCACGCTCGCCGCGCCGGTCGTCACGTACGCCGCCTGGCCCTTCCACCGGGCCGCCTGGACCAACGCCCGGCACGGCGCCGCCACGATGGACACGCTGATCTCGGTCGGCACCGTCGCCGCGTTCCTGTGGTCGCTGTGGGCGCTGTTCTTCGGCACCGCCGGCACGCCCGGCATGACGCACCCCTTCGAGTTCACCATCGCCCGCACCGACGGCGCCGGGAACATCTACCTGGAGGCCGCGGCCGGCGTCACCGCCTTCATCCTGGCCGGCCGCTACTTCGAGGCCCGCTCCAAGCGGAAGGCGGGCGCGGCGCTGAAGGCGCTGATGCAGCTGGGCGCGAAGGAGGTGACCGTCCTCAGGAACGGCCGGGAGGTCACCGTACCGACCGCCGAACTCCAGGTCGGGGACCGCTTCCTGGTCCGCCCCGGCGAGAAGATCGCGACGGACGGCACGGTCGTCGAGGGCTCCTCGGCCGTCGACGCCTCGATGCTCACCGGCGAGTCCGTGCCCGTCGAGGTGGGGGTCGGCGACTCCGTCACCGGCGCCACCCTGAACGCGGGCGGCCGCCTGGTCGTCGAGGCCACCCGGGTCGGCGCCGACACGCAGCTCGCCCGGATGGCCAAGCTCGTCGAGGACGCCCAGAACGGCAAGGCCGCCGCCCAGCGCCTCGCCGACAGGATCTCGGCCGTGTTCGTGCCGATCGTCATCGCCCTCTCGCTCGGCACCCTCGGCTTCTGGCTGGGTACGGGCCAGGGCCTGACCTCCGCGTTCACCGCGGCCGTCGCCGTCCTGATCATCGCCTGCCCGTGCGCCCTGGGCCTGGCCACCCCGACCGCCCTCATGGTCGGCACCGGCCGCGGCGCCCAGCTCGGCATCCTCATCAAGGGCCCCGAGGTCCTGGAGACCACCCGCAAGGTCGACACCATCGTCCTGGACAAGACCGGCACCGTCACCACCGGCCGGATGACCCTGATCAAGGTCCACACCGCCGCCGGCACGGACGAGACCGACGTGCTGCGCCTCGCCGGTGCCCTGGAGCACTCCTCCGAGCACCCGATCGCCCAGGCCGTCGCCACCGGCGCGGCAGCGAAGGTCGGCACCCTGCCCGCCCCCGAGGACTTCGTCAACGTTCCCGGCCTCGGTGTCCAGGGCGTCGTCGACGGCCACGCCGTCCTCGTCGGCCGCGAGAAGCTGCTCGACGAGTGGGCCGTGACCCTCCCGGCGAGCCTGAAGTCGGCCAAGGACGCCGCCGAGAAGGCCGGCAAGACCGCCATCGCGGTGGCCTGGGACGGCGAGGCCCGCGCGGTCCTGGAGGTCGCCGACGCCGTCAAGGAGACCAGCGCCGAGGCCATCAGGCGGCTCCGTGCGCTCGGCCTGACCCCGATCCTGCTCACCGGCGACAACAAGGCGGTCGCCGAGGCCGTCGCCGCCGAGGTCGGCATCGACGAGGTGATCGCCGAGGTCATGCCGCAGGACAAGGTGGACGTCGTCAAGAAGCTTCAGGGCGAGGGCCGTTCGGTCGCCATGGTCGGCGACGGCGTCAACGACGCCGCCGCGCTCGCCCAGGCCGACCTGGGCCTGGCGATGGGCACGGGCACGGACGCCGCCATCGAGGCCGGCGACCTGACCCTCGTACGGGGCGACCTGCGGGCCGCGGCGGACGCCATCCGGCTCTCCCGCAAGACGCTCGGCACCATCCGCTCGAACCTCTTCTGGGCCTTCGCCTACAACGTCGCCGCCCTGCCGCTCGCCGCGGCCGGACTGCTCAACCCGATGATCGCCGGTGCCGCGATGGCCTTCTCGTCGGTCTTCGTGGTCGGCAACAGCCTGCGCCTGCGCGGCTTCCAGCCCATCGACAAGTAAGGCGAACCAACGCCGAGGGGCGGACCCGGACGGGTCCGCCCCTCTTCCGCGCCCGTTGCCCCTCACGCCAGCCGCCGCCCGCCGAGGCGCCTTCGTCCGGCTCTCGTCTGCCACCCCGCCCGGCCGCCCATAGGCGGGGCACGGTTGACTGTCGGAGGGCGGGCCGCGCCCCGCCGTGTGAACGCGAGACCGCCGGGCTGCCAGCCCTCAGTCAGGCGTCGCGCGCAGCCGCCGGCAGCCTCCCCTACAACCGACCCACCCCGACATCACAACCAGCACGAGGTGAAGCACCATGTCCCCCTCCTCGACTCCTTCCCCCCGCAAGCGCACCCGCGGTCTTCTCGCGGTGGGCGCCATCGCCGCCGGAACCGTCCTGCTCGCCGCATGCGGCGAGGGCGGCTCCGCCGATGGTGCCGCCGCTCAGGGCAAGGAGCCGCAGCCCGCGTTGCACAGCCACATCCACGGACTCGGAATCGACCCGGAGGACGGGCGGCTCTACGTGGCCACCCACGAGGGGATCTACACCGCGGACGACAAGGGGAGCCCTCAGCTCGTCGGGAACAGCAGGGACGACTTCATGGGCTTCACCGTGGCCGGCGCCAAGACCTTCCTGGCCAGCGGCCACCCGGCCCCCGGCAGTGACCAGCCGGACAACCACGGGCTGATCAAGAGCACCGATGCCGGAAAGTCCTGGAAGACCGCTTCGCTCAAGGGCGAGGCGGACTTCCACAGCCTCGACCACGCCAAGGGCATCACTTACGGGTACGACAGCACGGGCGGTCTGTTGCGCGTCAGCAAGGACGGCAGGACCTGGCAGGACCGTGCCCGTCTGCAGGCCCTCGACTTCGCGGTGAACCCCGCCGAGCCGAACCAGCTCGTCGCCACCACGGCGGAGGGCGTCGCGCGCAGCACGGACGGAGGCGCGACCTTCGCCCCCGGCCAGGGGCCGGGGATGGAATTCCTCTCCTGGGCGTCCCCGGAATCCCTCTTCGGCGTCGACTTCACCGGTGCCCTCAGCATCAGCTCGGACGGCGGAAGCACCTGGAAGAAGACGGCTTCCGTACCCGGAGGCCAGCCGCAGGCCCTGACCGCCGTCGACGAAAAGCACATCCTCGCGGCCACCCAAGACGGCATCTACGAGTCCCGGGACGCGGGGAAGACGTTCACCAAGCGCCTCTCCGTGGCAAGCGGCGATCACCACTGATGGCTGCGGCATCCTGGCGTGATCACGCCATCGCGTGTTGCCGCAAGGGAATGCGCTTGTCGAGCGCCACGCGCCCACGCCAGGATGCTTCACACGGCTCGGGATCCGGCGCCCCGGTACCGAGCCTCAACCACTAGGACCGGGCGATGCCCATGGGTTGCAGGTACGCCTGCGGCACATCCCCCGCCCGCCCGGCGTACCTCACGGTGCTCGCCCGGTCCTACGGCTTCTCGAGTCGCGGCAGGACCGGGTGTCCAGGGAGGGCGAGAATGCTGGAGAGGCAGAGCACAGTTGGCAGCGCCCCCATCGGCTCGTTCGTGGCTTTGGGAGACAGCTTCACCGAGGGGCTCGGCGACGAGGCTCCCGACGGCGCTCTCCTGGGGTGGGCCGATCGCCTCGCCGATCTGCTGGCCCGCCGCTCGCCGGTGCCCTTCCGTTACGCCAATCTCGCCGTTCGTGGCCGGCTCATCGACGAGATCCTCGAGGAGCAGGTGCCGCAGGTAGCCGAACTGACGCCGGACCTGGTGAGCTTCTGCGCCGGCGGCAACGACATTTTACGGCTGGGCAGTTCCGTGGATCGCATCGCAGAGCGGTTCGAGGAAGCAGTGGTCGAGCTCAGCTCCCACGCGAAGACCGTGCTCGTGTTCACCGGCTTCGATCCCCGGGGCACACCCGTACTGCGCCGACTGCGCGGAAAGATCGCCACTTACACCGCGCACATCCACGCCATAGCGGACCGGCACGGATGCCTGGTCGTGGACCTCTGGTCGATGAAGGCCCTTCAGCATCCCCGCGCGTGGAGCGATGACCGCCTGCACCTGTCGTCCGAAGGGCACCGACAGGTCGCGCTACGAGCCGCAGGCGTTCTGGGGCTACGCCCGACGCGAAGCGCACCCGCAACCCACGCGCTGCAGGGACGCGTACGGCAGCCCCAGAGGCTGGACGACCTTCGCTGGGCCAAGGAGCACTTCCTTCCCTGGCTCGGCCAGCACCTGCTCGGCAGGGCCTCTGACGAGGTCCTGGAGCCGAAGCGTCCGCAACTTCTGCCCCTGTAGCTCCCCGATGGCCACCTACCGCCGACGGTCAGTTCTCTCCCCAGTCCCGCACGGTCGAGAGCGCTCCCATCCGCAGATTCCAGCGGCCGTTCCGCCCCCTGAGGTGCACAGCCGCCAGGGGCGGCACATCGATCCGCCAGAACAGCGCCTGCGGCATGCCCAAGGCACCGACTACCGCCGCACGCACCACCGACTGCTCCGCGACGGCCAGCACCCGCCCGGCGTCAGCGGGCAATCCGTCGAGCCAAACTGCGACCCTCTCGCACACCTGTGACACGGACTCGCCACCATGCGGCACCGCTTCGGGGTCGGTCGTCCAGACGGCGAGCCCGTCACCCTCCCGTTCCGCGACTTCACCGAGGGTCCGCCCTGCGCACCTGCCCATGTCCATGTCGCGAAGGGCCGGCTCCACTGTCACGACGTCCCACAGCAGGGCCCGGGCCGTCTGCT
It encodes:
- a CDS encoding dTMP kinase, with the protein product MTTSPPTDRPTGRLITFVGGDGAGKSTLAARLHQGLNEAGHETILIGKHSTQAAASELSAYLDRLNELVYRRDARVARACGDHYWLLALASWYALQDQLLVQPALAAGTHVILDNSPHKIAARYAANPKVPNRLTEQVFEHLTEPDLVFFLDIGAREALARKGSFTSLETGHSGGADEDFIAYQETVLDHMREKAAYGDWEWLDVAGLDRDEVFKAAASALAGRLRLTV
- a CDS encoding DUF2797 domain-containing protein, which codes for MDQPVPTSGSHVCHGITWANGAPQLLLAPMPDGPLVYAGIMGRRLGYQVTGTGRWCTGRYRFVDRLHVEAVACPHRAPAETGAQCVTCTSRDDFRFAHQFHAGGHVPPALASYMAQPHWLYLATFADGTTKVGTAAEPRGRSRLAEQGALVATFLTMCSDGRTVRFAEDALTRRLGLTQTVRAAAKLKALAGERDLAPARAAHEQHLRQAAEALADMSIPAVPQPWTPPSEGDLLRSPDTEFGLYPHDPREGEHGLTVLACVGSQVLATLDGDDLPYLLDLGVLKGHRINLGPQFSSPATAVQSALF
- a CDS encoding class I SAM-dependent methyltransferase, giving the protein MTPQDALLGWDEDANALAYEAFTRTHPMYNATSSDLARRVGLADSRLVVDLCGGSGATARAILDQLPAGARLLSVDNAAAMQRVGKRTLSDDRLSWITAPAEQLAAHVPTGEVDAVVCNSAIWKTQTPAVFDAVARALRPGGLFAFNIGGGFAGVRHPDEHAVRTGPSLNTLINQVAARDHGYTPPSATRSAPMMPLEQVAAQLAAAGLTVVNSEVTAQHSTMAEKKAWLSIPVFARPADRGFTHAQRMEILEAAYALTTPDTPTVTSWLVVVAQRPADAP
- a CDS encoding NUDIX hydrolase translates to MTPAQASPRLGETPCDHTSVGVLISGPAGLLLFERMTPPVGLAPVAGHVDQHGSPEQAARNEVSEEIGLTVTRLHPLLAQWRPNRCRRTATEPVGHQWWIFQAEAEGALRPSAAEVRAPRWMRPDELQCAALRTVTYAEGHVSGEEFERLPGLTPVWCHFLHALRLITLPAAALAQVDTVL
- a CDS encoding NUDIX hydrolase yields the protein MSQGDAVQVVMDEAVADARLAALEFDDARAWLEEARQGPMEPLAAEVWVTDPASEYVLLVKHRVRGWVPPGGKVEPGETPRVAAARELLEETGLRAALLAEPAAVAVRSYRADWSPTLGLSYAAIVDRAVPLGGEQGQPAAWFRLDEEWQSVFPDDRHRMRAHARRLAARLELGAR
- a CDS encoding class I SAM-dependent methyltransferase, translating into MPEIVNTQQAQAWNGSEGDHWARHQDRWNAVNEGFNEPLLTATSITGDCHTLDLGCGAGQTTRLAALRAPEGRALGLDLSAPMLAEARTRAAVEGVANVSFVQGDAQVHPFEEAAFDAAISRYGVMFYTDPEKAFANIGRALRPGGRLAFICPSAPELNGWVTAMTSLEGILPTGDFRTPGDGPGMFSLSAPERVRSVLIAAGYTDITVDEVTAYGTWGQDAADAADFLLATGPGRHLMQQADPPTQARARKALTAHLAAHETPDGTVRLLSTSWLVTAERPQG
- a CDS encoding TetR/AcrR family transcriptional regulator, which codes for MSPRGVATPDVRERLFAAAERVVERDGPGALTSRAVTTEAGCAKGLLHTHFAGLDEFVAELVLDRFARTAERAGALPRLVGQSTVTGNLNAVVLALFASGGPALSGLAMTRPAASLRVREAFQAGAPGFAAIEETVADYLQAERELGRVPSRVDAGAAALALVGTCHHLLMMSWPGTPDPRPAVERLVTALVS
- a CDS encoding heavy-metal-associated domain-containing protein, which codes for MSAYTTTYKVDGVNSAHCKGVVTKALGEIEGVDAIDITIGTGLVTVHSTAALDDTVVEETIEDAGYDYRGRA
- a CDS encoding heavy metal translocating P-type ATPase, whose product is MSTPTTAGAAQVELAIGGMTCASCAARIEKKLNRMDGVEATVNYATEKAKVTFSADIPVADLIATVEATGYTAAEPEPERPAASGGADGGGGPTDEEKADEELRPLKQRLVTAVALAVPVIAMAMVPALQIEYWQWLSLTLAAPVVTYAAWPFHRAAWTNARHGAATMDTLISVGTVAAFLWSLWALFFGTAGTPGMTHPFEFTIARTDGAGNIYLEAAAGVTAFILAGRYFEARSKRKAGAALKALMQLGAKEVTVLRNGREVTVPTAELQVGDRFLVRPGEKIATDGTVVEGSSAVDASMLTGESVPVEVGVGDSVTGATLNAGGRLVVEATRVGADTQLARMAKLVEDAQNGKAAAQRLADRISAVFVPIVIALSLGTLGFWLGTGQGLTSAFTAAVAVLIIACPCALGLATPTALMVGTGRGAQLGILIKGPEVLETTRKVDTIVLDKTGTVTTGRMTLIKVHTAAGTDETDVLRLAGALEHSSEHPIAQAVATGAAAKVGTLPAPEDFVNVPGLGVQGVVDGHAVLVGREKLLDEWAVTLPASLKSAKDAAEKAGKTAIAVAWDGEARAVLEVADAVKETSAEAIRRLRALGLTPILLTGDNKAVAEAVAAEVGIDEVIAEVMPQDKVDVVKKLQGEGRSVAMVGDGVNDAAALAQADLGLAMGTGTDAAIEAGDLTLVRGDLRAAADAIRLSRKTLGTIRSNLFWAFAYNVAALPLAAAGLLNPMIAGAAMAFSSVFVVGNSLRLRGFQPIDK
- a CDS encoding F510_1955 family glycosylhydrolase translates to MSPSSTPSPRKRTRGLLAVGAIAAGTVLLAACGEGGSADGAAAQGKEPQPALHSHIHGLGIDPEDGRLYVATHEGIYTADDKGSPQLVGNSRDDFMGFTVAGAKTFLASGHPAPGSDQPDNHGLIKSTDAGKSWKTASLKGEADFHSLDHAKGITYGYDSTGGLLRVSKDGRTWQDRARLQALDFAVNPAEPNQLVATTAEGVARSTDGGATFAPGQGPGMEFLSWASPESLFGVDFTGALSISSDGGSTWKKTASVPGGQPQALTAVDEKHILAATQDGIYESRDAGKTFTKRLSVASGDHH